The sequence GTCTACATCTATAATAGCTACTTATTTCCAGTCCTACAAAAATCCTTTCATCCCCACCTCCATTCAATCTTTTGTTTATGAACCGTACTGCTAATCCCTAAGGATCAATGTCAGCTCTTAAAAAGGTGAGCACACAAATGTTTTAACATCAGACTTAGTAATGCTTTTAAACAGAAATATGTAGAATACTTCATAAAACTGGATTGGCAAAATCAAGCTCTACTAAACCATACTCAGTAAGGTCTCTGTCCTGGTGACTAATACATACATTAaaccaaaaaagaattaaaatgttttcattgttatatGTTCCACGCCCAAATCCTTTCAGGTCCTGATAATGTGGCAAGAGATCCTAACAACATTTCAGCAAGTTAGAAGGATCTAAAAGCCGACAGCATTCTTTCCTGGGTCCCATTTTATCTCAGGAGGACTCCCATGTGAGACCAAAACAGTGAGACTAAACACATCCTTGTTCTGGGAGTGAAAAACTGATCCCAAAGAGAAGACCCATCAAATATAAGCTCCCGAGCTGTGGTTACGCAATCTTATTAGTGTCTTCTACACCCTTTTACTGAGGGAGAACCAAGCAGAGTGCCAGGAGAGTTCTGAGTAGTGAACTGATCAGGTGGCTGAAGAAATGTCACCATCTTGCCATATGTATTCAGCTGGCTTGATTACTGCGTCCCGTGCTCAATATTACCTTCTTTGGTATCTGGCTATTTGCTGTCTACGCTTTACATGTCATCCCTCCAGGTTCCATGAGAGATTCGCGGCAAGGAAGGAGACCCACCCACTCGGCGCTCATTCCAGAGGAAGGAAGTCAAAGATAATGCATGGCCAGTATTCTGGCCTTTTCCTGGAAGGGAATGGCAAAGAAGGGGAGAGATGCCAGAAGCTGGGGGCACTGTAAAGGGTTCCCAAATCAGACAGAGTCGAAGTTCATGAAGGAGAGGGTCAAGGGTCAGGAAAGCACAGGAGAAGGAATTTGGAGGCAAAAGTGCAGAGGCCCGGAGCGGCATTCAACTAGGAGAAAAATATCCCATCGCAGACTCAACGACCCCCTCCCCTGAAGCTATTTCCTCTCTTACCAGAGCCTGAAAGGCCAGCAGCGACGACACGACAGAAGTCTTAGCGGCCGAAGGGTTCCCACTTCCGACTCAGCACGACAACCGGAGCTTACATCACGACCAGGCGCCAGGCCTTGCGGAATCTCATCCGGGCGCCGGAAACAGGGTGTGCCGCCCAGCTCGGGGAACTGGCGCGCAAATACCTCGACGGCGCATGCGTCAGCCTGGTGGGCGGGGCGGAGGTGCCTCTGGGctcctggggggcggggccgggctggaggaggggctgagaaggACAGCATTGGGGAGGTGGGGTGTCCGCGGGGCCGCCTGGAGCTTGGTGAAATACGAGTGTCGTGCCTTTTTGAAGCGGCTTCTGTTGCTCTTCATAGATAATAATAATCTATGAggcaacaacagcaataacaacaataataataacataaaattttgagCTCTTATTAGGTGTCAGGCAGTGTGCTAAGATACGGtagctttggattttatttttcttgctgtaaAGTGTCAATATGCATGCTACAAGGTTACTTTGAGGTACACAAAGGCTGTGAAAGCAGCATACTTTTCAAGAGTGcaagtgaaaagacaattcaTAGAATGAAacacaatatttgtaaatcatatatctgacaaaggattcaCATCcgaagtatataaagaacttatacaactcaacaacaaaaactccaCACAATgtgattcaaaaatgggcaatggACTTGAAtcgacatttctccaaggaggatatacaaatggccaataagcacacgaaaagatgctcaatgtcgctaattagggaaatgcaaattgaaactgCAGTGAAATAACACCTCGCATTCTTTAGGAAGAAGCCtattaccaaaataaataaataaataaataaataaataaataaataaataaaaagaaagaaagaaaaaaggaaaaaaaagaaaaagaaaaaaaggaaaatatgtgttGTTGTCGAGAAGAAATAGCAACCCTTGAGcgttgctgatgggaatgtaaaacagtgcaGCACTTTGGGGAAATTTTTGGTGGTTCTTCAAatagttaaacatagaattaccatatgatgcaataaattccacttctgggtataaacCTCAAAGAATTGAAGGCAGAGACTCAAACAAgtacttgtacaccaatgttcgtAGCAAAATTATTCATactagccaaaaggtggaaacaacccaaaatgtcCAGGGAcgattgaatgaataaacaaaatgtggtatatacctgCAATTGACTGTCATGCAGCCTTAAAAAGTCTGAAATTCTAATACATGTTGTaacatggataaactttgaaaacattgttatatgaaataagccagagacaaaagggcaaatattgtgtaattccatttatatgtggtACCTAGCATAGACAAATTCATAGACATAgaaaagtagaatagaggttattaggagctggggggaagggaagaatggggaattattgtttaatgggttgAGATGATGAAAAGTCCTtgaaatggatagtggtgatggttgcacaacactgtaaaTGTACTTGTCTGGTGAAATTGGAGTGGTGACACCACTTAAAATCAATAGGCACAAGATGGATCATTCACAAAATAGTtccggggggcacctgggtggctcagttagttaggggTCCacttcttggtttctgctcaggtcatgatctcatgttcatagGTTCAAGaccctcgttgggctctgcggtgacagtgaggagcctgcttgggattctccctctctctctgcccctccccgtctcatgctgaatctgtctctctcaaaataaataaataaacttaaaaaaaatagttctggaATAACTGGATAGCTATACAGTTTAAAAGTTAGTCAATATATTTGGCCTTTGcattaaaattaattcaagatggatcaaagatttaaacGTATGAAATGACACCATAAAAATGCTGGTGAAATTCATaggaaaaaattcttaaaagaataatCTTAAAATGGGGAAGACCTTTCTAAATAGGAAAGAGCCTAGAGTGCTTGAGCTGCAGGAACTGGGTCCAGCCCTCGAGGGACCTGTGCCCTGACCCTCCCCAGTGGCCTTCTTTGTATCAGCTGTTTCTGCTGCTGCAGTAGATACTTTCAGGTGCAATTTCCTGCAAGGTGGGGCACCCATCTCAGGCAGGTTTTGTGCACCCCACTGACTACCCCACAGGGCCCTCGCTGCCGGTGGCCTCAGGATGAAAGCGGAGACCCCTGTGAACAGCACAATGAGTACTGAGCAAGCCcgcaagatggtggaacagcttAAGAGTGAAGCCACCTTGTGCCGGATAAAGGTGTTCAAGGCAGCAGCAGACTTGATGGCTTACTGTGATGCCCACTCCTGCGAGGATCCCCTCATCACCCCTGTGCCCACTTTGGAGAACCTCTTCTGGGAGAAGAAGTTCTTCTGTGCCCTCCTTTGAattgctctgtccctccccacaaGCTCTTcacctttccctctcctaggCCCTTCCTTAGGTCAGTAACTGTCGTGAGCCCCTGAGGGTCCCTGCGTCCCATCCCTAGCCCTTGTCCAACCCTGTGAGGTATTCTGAAGCTCTCTGTCACCTATCTGTCGACCCCATTTTGTCGCCCACTGCAGCTGAGCTCAAGTACCCCCTGACTGGGGGAGGCCCCTTTAGCTCCATCCCCAGAAGGGCCGTCAGACTCTGCCAGCATCCTGCTGGCTTCTCTCTGTGACTGGTCAGACAATGGAGAGAGGGATAGCCCGGGTCAGTGCTCTCAGTCTCACCTGGAGCTATGAGAAGGGTAAAACcatttaaag is a genomic window of Acinonyx jubatus isolate Ajub_Pintada_27869175 chromosome D1, VMU_Ajub_asm_v1.0, whole genome shotgun sequence containing:
- the LOC113593204 gene encoding guanine nucleotide-binding protein G(I)/G(S)/G(O) subunit gamma-3-like codes for the protein MKAETPVNSTMSTEQARKMVEQLKSEATLCRIKVFKAAADLMAYCDAHSCEDPLITPVPTLENLFWEKKFFCALL